The proteins below come from a single Halothiobacillus neapolitanus c2 genomic window:
- a CDS encoding D-amino acid dehydrogenase, with product MRIIVLGSGVVGVTSAYYLARAGFEVTVVDREPSAAMETSFANAGQVSPGYSAPWAAPGIPLKAAKWLFQRHAPLSIRPDGSLFQLQWMGKMLRNCTSERYAINKSRMVRLAEYSRDCLGELRDETGVVYEQRTQGTLQLFRSQKQLDSASKDIAVLEECGVPYELLDRAGCVGAEPALGLVSEKIVGGLRLPGDETGDCHMFTTALEAEARKLGVTFRYNFPISRFLKTNNRITGIESPKGERVEGDQFVVALGSYSRQLLKTLNIDIPVYPVKGYSLTVPITHADAAPVSTIMDETYKVAITRFDNRIRLGGMAELAGFDLGLNPRRRETLEMVVGDLFPQGGNVEDATFWTGLRPMTPDGTPIIGATGYDNLWLNTGHGTLGWTMSCGSAHVLADLLAGRPTAIAADDLGLSRYGGKQATYSRATRVVPKSQVMGS from the coding sequence ATGCGGATCATAGTGCTCGGAAGCGGTGTGGTGGGTGTTACCAGCGCCTATTATCTGGCCCGTGCGGGCTTCGAAGTGACCGTGGTTGATCGAGAGCCCAGCGCAGCCATGGAAACGAGCTTTGCCAATGCCGGTCAGGTGTCGCCGGGTTACTCTGCGCCCTGGGCCGCGCCGGGCATTCCGTTGAAGGCGGCCAAATGGCTGTTCCAGCGCCACGCGCCCCTTTCCATCCGCCCCGATGGTTCCCTTTTTCAGTTGCAGTGGATGGGCAAGATGCTGCGTAACTGCACCTCCGAACGTTATGCCATCAACAAGTCGCGCATGGTTCGCCTGGCCGAATACAGCCGAGATTGTCTGGGTGAATTGCGCGATGAAACAGGCGTAGTCTACGAGCAGCGCACCCAGGGAACCCTGCAGCTTTTTCGTTCCCAGAAACAACTGGATTCTGCCAGCAAGGATATTGCTGTTCTTGAAGAATGCGGCGTGCCCTACGAATTGCTGGATCGGGCCGGTTGTGTGGGCGCGGAACCCGCACTGGGCCTTGTCAGTGAAAAAATTGTCGGCGGCCTGCGTTTGCCGGGCGATGAAACCGGCGACTGCCATATGTTCACGACCGCGCTTGAGGCGGAGGCCCGTAAGCTGGGCGTTACGTTTCGCTACAACTTCCCGATTTCACGATTCCTCAAAACGAACAACCGGATCACCGGCATTGAGTCGCCCAAAGGCGAGCGGGTCGAAGGCGATCAATTCGTGGTGGCCTTGGGCAGTTACTCGCGCCAGCTGCTGAAAACCCTGAACATCGATATTCCCGTCTATCCGGTCAAGGGGTATTCCTTGACGGTGCCGATTACGCATGCCGATGCCGCGCCGGTTTCCACCATCATGGACGAAACCTATAAAGTCGCGATCACACGATTTGATAATCGCATTCGCCTGGGCGGCATGGCCGAGTTGGCGGGCTTCGATCTCGGCCTCAACCCACGTCGTCGCGAAACGCTGGAAATGGTGGTCGGCGATCTGTTCCCGCAGGGCGGAAATGTCGAGGACGCCACGTTCTGGACCGGATTGCGTCCCATGACACCCGACGGCACGCCCATCATCGGCGCGACCGGTTACGATAATTTATGGCTCAACACCGGTCACGGCACATTGGGTTGGACGATGTCCTGCGGATCGGCGCATGTTCTGGCGGATCTGCTGGCCGGTCGACCCACAGCAATCGCAGCCGATGATCTGGGATTGTCTCGCTACGGCGGCAAACAAGCTACGTATTCAAGGGCCACGCGGGTCGTGCCGAAATCCCAAGTGATGGGCTCATAA
- a CDS encoding winged helix-turn-helix transcriptional regulator, whose amino-acid sequence MRIRTHSVRELDKIDRKILDILQQNARISVSDLAEQVGLSVTPCGERIKRLEKEGVILGYHARLDPQALALSLLVFVEIKLSAKSGVMFENFKREIIKLPSILECHLVSGEFDYLIKARISKMSDYRKLLGEILLALPGAQESKSYIVMEEVKETLALPLETAEVP is encoded by the coding sequence ATGCGCATCCGCACTCATTCGGTTCGAGAGCTGGACAAAATCGACCGCAAGATTCTGGACATACTGCAACAGAACGCCCGCATCTCCGTCAGCGATCTGGCCGAACAGGTCGGTCTATCCGTCACACCCTGCGGCGAGCGAATCAAACGGCTGGAAAAAGAAGGGGTCATTCTCGGATATCACGCCCGGCTCGATCCTCAGGCGCTGGCGTTATCGCTGCTGGTCTTCGTGGAAATCAAGCTGTCGGCAAAATCCGGCGTGATGTTCGAAAACTTCAAACGGGAGATCATCAAGCTGCCCAGCATTCTGGAATGTCATCTCGTGTCAGGCGAGTTCGATTACCTGATCAAGGCGCGGATCTCGAAGATGTCCGATTACCGGAAACTGCTCGGTGAAATCCTGTTGGCCTTGCCCGGCGCACAGGAGTCGAAGAGTTACATCGTGATGGAAGAGGTCAAGGAAACACTCGCCCTGCCATTGGAGACAGCAGAGGTTCCTTAA